A stretch of Chaetodon auriga isolate fChaAug3 chromosome 21, fChaAug3.hap1, whole genome shotgun sequence DNA encodes these proteins:
- the eef1e1 gene encoding eukaryotic translation elongation factor 1 epsilon-1, whose amino-acid sequence MALRELSSLEKFLGLKKPNKYSTQGDKKVPVLQNNNGPPLVGLVTIACHLVQEAKRPDLLGDSAESRAVVQQWLEHRVTKLDGCTKEDIKTILKDLNVYLQDKVYLAGNQFTIADTFMYYGIHPLIVDLAIQEKEQYMNVTRWFDHIQHYPGIRHHLPPVAVLRNRIYTGRHH is encoded by the exons ATGGCGTTACGGGAGCTATCATCGCTGGAGAAATTTTTAGGATTGAAAAAGCCGAACAAGTACAGCACACAGGGGGACAAGAAG GTACCTGTGCTACAGAATAATAATGGTCCTCCACTGGTGGGGCTGGTGACCATTGCCTGTCACTTGGTACAAGAGGCCAAGCGCCCAGACCTGCTGGGTGACTCTGCAGAGAGCAGGGCTGTGGTGCAGCAGTGGCTGGAGCACAGAGTCACCAAGCTGGACGGCTGCACGAAGGAAGACATCAAGACCATCCTGAAG GACCTCAACGTCTACCTGCAAGACAAGGTCTACCTGGCCGGCAACCAGTTCACCATAGCTGATACTTTCATGTACTACGGAATCCATCCGCTCATC GTGGACTTGGCCATCCAGGAGAAGGAGCAGTACATGAACGTGACGCGATGGTTCGACCATATCCAGCACTACCCCGGCATCCGACACCACCTCCCTCCTGTAGCTGTGCTGAGGAACAGAATTTACACCGGCAGACACCACTGA